One genomic region from Natrinema caseinilyticum encodes:
- a CDS encoding amidohydrolase family protein, translating to MTSTAEDGGAFAETTVVDTDVHLSIPFDELAEYCEEPYRSITKYPTYTPVHRGGWNRYMGGKIENEKENVQSADSLYEKICVEFGIDYPLINAFPVLNSVPEDDRAVELMSAYNDYLLENYLDEYDRFLGLCTVATQDPAAAAEEIDRMGSERCIEGLYLLNSGAQPPLGDPVYDPIYRAAEDNDLHVAYHASAGAPFAKDFPVQDTQFNRFLENHMLAHPWAHMMTMSSLIVNGTPAKFPDLNFSFLEAGVSWVPYMMFRFNKEYSMRRSEAPLLEKSPEEYIRDQFYFSTQPVGEPNDPADLQQIIDVLGPESLMLSTDYPHWDFDHPDALDQQIRRFGDEKTRERVLSETAIEAFDLSI from the coding sequence ATGACTAGCACAGCGGAGGACGGTGGAGCGTTCGCGGAGACGACGGTCGTCGATACGGACGTTCACCTCTCGATTCCGTTCGACGAGTTGGCGGAGTACTGCGAGGAACCGTACCGGTCGATCACGAAGTATCCCACCTACACGCCGGTCCACAGAGGCGGGTGGAACCGGTACATGGGCGGGAAGATCGAAAACGAAAAAGAGAACGTTCAAAGCGCGGACTCGCTGTACGAGAAGATCTGCGTCGAGTTCGGAATCGATTACCCGCTCATCAACGCTTTTCCGGTACTGAATTCGGTCCCCGAAGACGACCGGGCAGTCGAATTGATGTCCGCCTACAACGATTACTTGCTCGAGAATTACCTCGACGAGTACGATCGGTTCCTCGGGCTCTGTACCGTCGCGACCCAGGACCCGGCGGCCGCGGCCGAAGAGATCGACCGGATGGGATCGGAACGGTGCATCGAAGGGCTGTACCTGCTCAACAGTGGTGCCCAGCCGCCACTCGGAGATCCCGTCTACGACCCGATCTATCGGGCCGCCGAGGACAACGACCTCCACGTCGCGTACCACGCCTCGGCCGGCGCCCCCTTCGCGAAGGACTTTCCGGTGCAGGATACGCAGTTCAACCGATTCCTCGAAAATCACATGCTCGCCCACCCCTGGGCGCACATGATGACGATGTCGAGTCTCATCGTCAACGGCACCCCGGCGAAATTTCCCGACCTCAACTTCTCGTTCCTGGAGGCGGGGGTTAGCTGGGTCCCCTACATGATGTTTCGATTCAACAAAGAATACTCGATGCGGCGCAGCGAGGCGCCGCTCCTGGAGAAAAGCCCCGAGGAGTATATCCGGGATCAGTTCTATTTCTCCACCCAACCCGTCGGAGAGCCGAACGACCCGGCGGACCTCCAGCAGATAATCGACGTTCTCGGTCCCGAGTCGCTCATGCTCTCGACGGACTACCCCCACTGGGACTTCGATCATCCTGACGCCCTCGATCAGCAGATCCGGCGATTCGGGGACGAGAAGACGAGAGAACGCGTCCTCTCTGAAACCGCCATCGAGGCGTTCGACCTCTCGATCTGA